TGACTCCCTTGTTTGTGACTGCTTTGTTTGTTACTCACTCGTTTGTTACTCTGTTGTTTGTaattaaggtaattcctcacAATTGCATTGCGCATCCTTTCTGCGCATactttttgttgtcatttagcGCGCGCTTGTGCACGcgcacattaaaaacatggcggatttgCCTTGATATTGCGctttgtcagttgaaaaatggctCTAGCTCACCAACGAGCACGGGCACCCCACctttttttccagtcattGTAATCAACATATCGTAAGCTTTGTGTGAGAAAAGACTCATCTGATTTCTATTggtgaaaattgaataaataaggaaaatagcGGATAAACTGTGGTCTTTTCTATTTGCCGTTTTGGTAACCATGTCAGgaaatttggttcaaatttcaatcaagGATTCAGCTTTCTGTctaaatcaaacttaaaatgtttatttgggTCCGACACAACGCACTGACTGTAGTTTAATGCATGTTCTCATAAGTGTTGgtcacaaaaatttacaattattactggGGATGCGATCTTCTGATAAACACTAAATAATGCTAAAATAGGGCATTTTCAATGCCTCGGTGCTCGTTAATGAGCATGGGGACCCcccttttttatttgaaaattgaagtTCTCATATGATAAATATACCGTGGACAAAGTTTGAACGAAAATCTATTGccacttttatttcagaggaattaccttaagtTGTTCATACCTCACTTGTTTGTACCTTACTTGTCTGTTACTCtcttgtttgttactctctTTCTTTACCTCACTGGTCTGTCACTCGCTTGTTTTTTACTCAGTAAAGTAGAGTTTGTTACTCTCTTGTTCCTAATTTAGTTGTTACTTGTTTGTACCTCACTTGCCTGTTACTCACTTTTGTATTACCCAGTAGTTGATACTTGGTTTTGCTGTTGTGcccttttttgtttactttgataATGATGCAGGTCAATGGCACAAGTAGCACCTCATATGGACACTTCATTCCTGGGATGAGCTCAATACTGGAGACCAGGTTTAATGATGAAGGTAGACATCGGAGACCCCGTCAGTGGGGGAAGGACGCCAGGGCAAACAACGCTGGAGACTTAACAGCTGGGAATTGGAGACTTCACCAGAGACttgttagggttatctatggtacggcggTGTAAAGTTTGACGTTTAAAAGACCGttttaatgaacaccgccgtaccatagataaccctaacaacaaatctaaacctaccacagccgcagaacatttcctgtcctctcctaGGGCGTTACTAAACACAGGAACGGAATGGAACGGAACGGAATATACCGGAATAAGCCGGAATAAACCGGAACGAGCCGGAATGACGGCGGAATGAAACGGAATGGACAAGAATGGTACCGGAACGAGCCGGAATGACACCGGAATATACTGAAATGAGCCTGAATGAGAGTGCAATCAACACGAATATGGTCAGCTCAACCTGAAAAGGGCAAATTAAGAAGTCGTGCCATAAATAATACATGAAAACCAAATCCAATGTGTTACTAGGCTTGTCCGGCACCAAGGACTGAAATACTTCAATGAATTTTAACTAAGTGATATGTTTGATGGTGATCGTGTTAGCCGCTGTTCCAAAAGGCAACAGAAGCTATAATGACACAATTACAAAGGACGTTCCTTTAATTTAACACCAAAAACGAAGGATTGCATTGTAATCATACGATTCAATTGACCTTCACTCACTTCAGGTACTACTTACCACCTTCTTCCAAAATAATAGGAACTCTTACTATGTTACCGCGGGTTACTGTACTCTCGTATCTTTGCATTTAGGCATTTAGGTATTGtggcattttcttttaaactagATAAGGTTGAACATGTTTTGtaaatcaatgatttcaatcaaggcttattaatattgttacctcttatcatgttatttcattagtttttcaccttatacttatctttagtttacacttatttttacttatttccggtattacaaaatatgcaacataaaaatcacgtaccaatgtaagATTCTCTCACAATCtgagagaaattttttcaggGCGCCATCATGCTTCTAATTTTTATAACAAATTGATCTTcacttattaaaaaaatatattgctATCGCGATGTGttgattattttataaaaataataaataaaacatgTGCCGAGTGCAtagttgagttatataagcacccgaaaattttcaagaacagTTCTCTCGTGTTTTTTAAGGCCTCAGCGCGCTGAAATTCGCGAGAGGTTCTTTACTCCTCTTTCGTGCAATAGTTTCCTAAAGCTTGTGTTTATACGGACCAAGAGTCTGCTAAGAAAATTGGAGCGAAACGCCGCCAATAGGACGGAAGAGAGTGTTAAATCCTAAAGCCTTCCACGTATTACATTTACGTAAGTTCTTAACTCATGTTTGGGGGCGTTATATCTCAACAGTAGGGGGCGTTATATCTTGCAATTAGGGGCGTCAATTGGGACCGGTTCCCGTAGATATGACAGACTGACCGAGCACGTTGTTTGCACAGGTTTACAGTAATGCTGAGCCGAGTTTTAACAAAATTGACCACCAGTAGGCCATAGGGTAGGCCATGGCCTACCCTATGTTTTGTCCACACCCCAAGTGTCGTTCTCGTTACAGTAGCCGTCGTTTCTGCTTAAGGGTCTCTATTATTGCGACGCCGCCTATGTTCAATGAATCCACCGTTATTTACACACGTTGCACACGTCGTAAGACGGCTAAAACCGCTCGTTCAAAATACGGACGTGCTTCTAAAAGGTGCAAGAGTTATTAATGAAATTAAGCTAATACAGTTAGTCgtacaataaataatttatatatatatatatatatctgactgaattttgaaaaaggtggctccctagattttcgcttgaaaacaggcgcagcctaaatatatatatatgtttagtaaatttttagctcaggataatgattttccagctttgtgattggtcccctaagcccatgatatgagccaatatcgttaagtttgaccaaataaggaaaaactgatggcgaatttcttgtgctgaaattttggagttcggaaaaagttttttcacggcgtcgtcggtaaagaaaatgtcacgatttaaggaggtttcacccgaacaaatcaagagaattgcttgaaaatttactaaaagagttattcttctcggacttgccggatatgagctgataataaccaactcggcctacggcctcgttggttatatatatcagctcatatccggcgcgtcctcgaagaataactgttaaatatttacGTACAATAGTTTCATCAGCACATAAATATCCATACTATTAATTAACAAGTGAATTACCTAAAATTTAATAGAATTAACTCTTCTCATAAGTGTCTTGAGGCCTTCTCGTATAAAGTTGTATTTCAGTGCTTGCCAAGTTTGCTACCTCGGTACGCGTATGAATTCTTGACAGATTTAGTGTTGtctgttcacgttgtcgttaaaatcTGGCAGACTACgtgaaataattttactaCAGCACCTGCCGCACGTACAGCACCATTAGTTTTTCCTCATTcgataaccaatcagatcattgtttttcgGCGTTGTCGTTGTCGTTTGCGGCGTAGTTTGACtaatggtcgtgggtcgtgggtcgtgggtcgtgggtacaagtcgtgggtcgtgggtgcgggtgtgggtgtgggtgtaagtaatattactaattaagaattaataatgatatgcATGTCTGTGTGTGAGTTCAATTAGTAGCAGAAAGAGATTCTGTTACTTTTACTTgtaatactttatttatttacttttaacCTGCACTGCGGCACTGCgaacacaaattaattttcattaaaaaacacGGCTAATAGCCGTGTTTCTGATACTGGCTTTATATGAAACCTTTCAGGATCTGAAAAGGTTGTTAACACTTCGCTCTTTTtggtgtaaaattattttttgtgactTGATTAAGAGTTTGACTCGTACATCACTTCTCAAAGTCCTTGGAACGATTCGCATTTTAAGAGATTACATCATCCTGCAAATAATGACTTTATCCctggtttcacttttgttttcgcgtgaaatgaatgaattctgttgaatgaattttaactAAATCGATAAAATATTAGGCTCGCAAAAGGGAGGAGCTGATACATTGTTACTGAGATGAACCATAATACCTTAGACTGGGAGAAGGGCGAGAAGGGTTGTATAATGTTTATGTGtcataattaacaacaaatactattaatattatattacctatgttatattttattgtattatcattaacttatattaataatttcatattaataattcttaattagtaatattactTACACTCACACCCACACCCgcacccacgacccacgacttgtacccacgacccacgCCTAAGATCTCCATTGATTAGGCCTGAATGTTTACAAAcattgcttttgttattcaaatatGCCAACGACAGAAACAAAACACCCTTTGTTTCCACAGTATATTAAAATGATGACATGAAGCTATGGTTGGCATCAACGATATCATgcctatttttgtttcttatcaCGTATCCGGAAATCTGAAACTAAAATGGCTAGCTGCCAATCCTCTTCCACTTCACCAGTTTCGCGGGAGAGATTGATACAAACGGGCGCTACACCACTAGCGAGAAACAAACAGGAGTGTGAAGGAAGCTTAGGGACAAAAATGGAGGTGGGGAGACGTATACAGCAAGACAGTAACGAAACATTTGAGCTTGCGCAATTATTTATGAACAAACAATTCATTAGTTATCTATGCATGGCATTTTGCTGAATTCCTACACGTGCGTTGATTTATGCATGTAgttctctctttttgttcctttgttgATTTGTCCATTAAAAGgctatattttcttttattacaGTGCTTGGGGTCAGTGATCTAACAAGAAATTAGTGGGAATCAACAAATGATCAAGTGTTCACCGTATATTTTCTTTACATCACTGCACATACATGATCACCAGGAACACAGTAAAAAATCGAAAACCGCACATGAAACAATCTGTTGGTTGGATTGTTTATATTTTGCTTTAAACAGGCAAACGATTTTTCtaacaactgaaaacaacattttatgatataaattatatttattgGGAGCATGCAGAGCTCAGTTTCTAAATGTGATAAATTATGTTACATATTCAAGAAGATTTAACTTGAACGCATTGTTATCTCAGACCGGATTAAAGCTTGTTGATGAAAGCGACAGACAATGGTATACCAGAGAGAATCAGCAGTTTGTGTCACTAAATCAAGAGGGCCCTATTCCAGGACACTATATGCAAGTTGATGGTGAAAGTGTTTTCACAAATGcactggaaaaaaatcaaaatagtAAGTTTCATCATTCCTAACTCCAAATTAATGCAATATCTACAgtccaaaaataaataatgattttacaaaatagcaaaattaaaCAGTTATCataaacaatagcaaaattaaaaagttatCATAAACAATAACATTCTTCCCTGAAATGTATAAACTTTTTCAAATGTGATTAGCTCTCTTTAAGATGCATAGTATCCTGGAGCGAGATTCAAAAGGTGATTACCTTCAGATTGTTATCCTGGAAAACATGAGTGGACGGATTGTGGCAATAGATCCAGAGGATGAGAGGGTAAAGGCAAAGGTAAAGAAAGTACTGTGTGGATTAACAAGCTgtgctaaaaaaaatttcatttgaggtAGTAACAAGAAAGTGATAAGGATAAACTACACAATATCAATTGGGTCTttgataattaaaataataattaatctaataatttttttgtgtgtgtatgtAGCAATCATGAATGCATGTTCCAAGTCTTGTGCACTAAATGATTACTGTTATATTATTTGCCATGttatatattttaataattttatccaACAGTTTCCCCAAACTTATTAAGTGAATGGTTTGACTGTGTTACAGTTTATGGTTACAGAAAATGGTCTTCCAACTTCTCCAAGCAAATACAACACTTTGGCAGACGTAAAACAACACAATTCTGATGCTCTATTTTACAAAATACCTCGAGAAAGAGGGAGTGATTTCTTTTACTTCAAGTCATTCCTAACAGACAGGCAAAGAATCCTGGGATTTGATGAGTATGGAATAGCATTGGACCCCACTCAAGTTCAGCCAAATCAAGAACAATGTTTATTTACAATGGTGTGAGAGGATCAAAGGTGTTGTCACTAGATTTGCACAATAACTATTACTGATTAACTTAAATCTGACTTAGTCAGGCATCTGCAAGTAATAACTACTGAAGGGTATTGTTTTGTAAATCTTGTTTGCTATGTTGGCAAGGTGTAGACTACTAcacaatgaaaatgttttgagaTGCTGCAGTTTATCAGTGTAACATGTTTGACCCAAAAATGAAGgagaataaatttttttttcaaatatattGGAATGCTTCTATTTTGCTTGTATCATAGAAAATGGGCTGTTTAGACCTTACTTACATGTAACAGGGGAAACTGAATTTGTTGATCTCCTTATTTGATTATACCTCATGTCatactttcttttgtttctgcaacaacaagcaaataattcataattttgttgtcAGAGTAACTAATTAGTTCTAATTATTTGAAGAGATGCCATCTGGAAAAATAGCACCTCGAGCATACAATAAACACAATGGAAAAGGAAGCTCATACAAGGAGAAAAATTTCATGACAATttctcaaaaaagaaaacaggtcTATCTGGAAATATTGGATTATATTGGAGTATAATGAGCTGTGTAAGACGTAAAGTCCTAATGCACAAGTGCTGTAAAGATCATCAAAGTCAACAAGGACCATACACTTTTATTAATACCCTTTCTGCTGCATCAACAATAATTCATGAGGCTGTAGATGGAAAGAAAGTGGCAATAAATGCTACCCTTAAAAATCATTGATCCAAAAGACCATGACGGCACTAAAAGTGATCAGTAAAGCATACGTCCAACAAGTGTTCTACGTGATCAACTACTATGTGTTTTGGTACACACATATTGCCATTACATAATACCGCACACCGGTAgctcacttggttgtgcacCGGGCTGTGAGGAGGGAGGTCATGAGTTCGAGTCTCCgaccagaccaacactcagggtctttaaataactgaggagaaagtgcagcctttgtaatttcatctgcaaatggttagtcTTTCTAGTATTCTCAGATAAGGACAATAAGCCAGAGGTCcattccttgaatgttgataattctgtaggacgtaaaagaacccacacactattctgAAAGAGTGGGGTCATCCCGGTGCagtggctgtctttcgtatgcAAATGGAGCGTGGGTAATAGAATGCCGGAGGTAGCCAGCAAAACCTTTAAATATcagggaggtctggaaccagTATGTTGCCGTGGTAACAAAACTGGCATGCTCATATCGTGGAAATATAGTGGTAGTCGCCTTTGCAGTCATTTTTTGGGATGTCACACATCCCTCCCCCAAAAGGGGGGAGCATATCTAGTAGAAAAAGAATTAAGCATTTCTGACTCAAATTGGCTGAAGTATCATTTTTCGTCATTCAGTTGAGTTTATGATGCAATCATATGGCTAATTTGCATCTTCAAACCTTGAAAATTGAATattgaatattgaaaaatgCCACAGCCatgattattttataattactGAATGTAAAGCTGTTCAGTGTTGCACACAGTAAACTCCTCGGATTTTAAATTTGGCCAGGTCCTCCCCTAAGAAGAGAGGAAGATATACAGTACTTAAAACCCAAAATACTAAGCAGATGGTCCTTTAGCCTACCGTTTGTGTCTCATTTTTCACCGTGATTGCATTTCCGTGCGTGCACCACAGGACTTACAACTAAATGCTAAACAAGAAATTGTGAGCATTGAAATCAATCAATAACCTCCAGGGGCTTCAAGAGTGGGtaggaaagtgaaaaaatcgAAGTcataatgaaaaacaatgaagtAAAGATCGTTCAAGTCAGTTGGACAGTTTCATCATCCTCGCTGGGTGAGAGCTGTTGATAAATAATTCAAGCACgaatgaaaaatgaacaagGAGGACATGACATCTTCTAATCCTCGACGGTCACTCGGGAATTTTTACAGAAAGTGTAtactttttccttgaaaaccGAAAGTTTTGGCGTTTGCAGAGTTGTGTGACAGTGGGATCAACTTTTcacttttgaataaataataaataaatcacGTTTGCTTGAAATTGTCCACAGGAAGACAGATTTTTGACGCTTATTACCGCGAGAAAACAACCATGTGTTAGCAGGCGCGGTCACTTATTTTAATAACAGAGACTGTTGTTTTGGGTCCAACAGGTCGATTGTTTCTACATTTTCCCAGGatactttaaaattaatttgaaattgGCTTTTAAAAGTTAATCCTGATGGACAAAACGGACACTCTGCACTTGTTTGACGCCAAAATGGAGTTACACCCAGAAGAAGAAAGCTTTTC
The DNA window shown above is from Acropora palmata chromosome 7, jaAcrPala1.3, whole genome shotgun sequence and carries:
- the LOC141886146 gene encoding uncharacterized protein LOC141886146, encoding MASCQSSSTSPVSRERLIQTGATPLARNKQECEGSLGTKMETGLKLVDESDRQWYTRENQQFVSLNQEGPIPGHYMQVDGESVFTNALEKNQNTLFKMHSILERDSKGDYLQIVILENMSGRIVAIDPEDERVKAKFMVTENGLPTSPSKYNTLADVKQHNSDALFYKIPRERGSDFFYFKSFLTDRQRILGFDEYGIALDPTQVQPNQEQCLFTMV